Proteins encoded by one window of Vibrio algicola:
- a CDS encoding tyrosine-type recombinase/integrase has protein sequence MKLIKKHLDSIERNGKLVQYTEESLTFRMTPSGHKSWQFRYKSPITHKIRLLKIADYHILTITQARSICRDLLAQVAEGRDPHISKGGNIPTLNECFERWLVVSKFSRTTERTYRNIWSNHSGYVKSALYTKVDRRMIIDYARANIESHDLKRFFYTIIAGVTKWCESEYLDLDSSQFQGLLKLERKPDTKEMKYITADRLPEFISGVSKCGLDDNRKIATLLLLVWGVRIQSLLNMKWKDIDLAGGVATIFETKVNTVVRIHMTELIKGWFESMQNGRQQPDHYIFHARRNLDKPRDRQFITSVYDAINETETTPHRLRYTFSSILNTASFDPLMIETCLSHKVMSDISRIYNKADYLEQRKPLYQFMSDLVQCGGHVERVEAVSEVNNQSGAGAGGWRQRGIEV, from the coding sequence ATGAAGCTAATTAAGAAGCACTTAGACAGTATCGAACGCAACGGAAAGCTGGTGCAGTACACAGAAGAAAGCTTAACTTTTAGAATGACACCAAGCGGTCATAAAAGCTGGCAGTTTAGATACAAGTCACCAATCACTCACAAGATCCGACTACTTAAGATTGCAGATTATCACATTCTAACGATCACACAAGCACGCTCTATTTGTCGTGATTTATTGGCTCAAGTAGCGGAAGGGCGAGATCCGCACATATCGAAGGGCGGCAACATTCCGACGTTAAATGAATGTTTCGAACGCTGGTTAGTTGTTAGCAAGTTCAGCCGCACGACTGAGCGAACATATAGAAATATCTGGAGCAACCACTCGGGCTATGTAAAGAGTGCGTTATACACAAAGGTGGATAGACGTATGATCATAGACTATGCAAGGGCAAACATTGAATCACACGACTTGAAGCGATTTTTCTATACGATAATTGCAGGTGTCACGAAGTGGTGTGAATCTGAATATCTGGACTTAGATAGCTCACAATTTCAGGGATTGTTAAAGCTTGAACGTAAGCCCGACACAAAAGAGATGAAGTACATCACAGCCGACAGGTTGCCCGAGTTTATCAGCGGAGTAAGCAAATGCGGCTTAGATGATAATCGAAAGATAGCGACCTTGTTATTGTTAGTGTGGGGCGTTCGTATCCAGTCGTTGCTCAATATGAAGTGGAAGGATATAGATCTAGCTGGTGGAGTTGCGACGATATTCGAAACGAAGGTCAATACTGTCGTTAGAATTCACATGACAGAATTGATTAAAGGCTGGTTTGAGTCAATGCAGAACGGTAGACAGCAGCCAGATCATTATATATTTCACGCTAGACGTAACTTAGACAAGCCAAGGGATCGGCAGTTTATAACTAGTGTTTATGATGCGATAAACGAGACAGAGACGACCCCGCACCGATTGAGATACACGTTTTCGTCAATTCTGAATACAGCATCGTTCGACCCTTTAATGATAGAAACGTGTTTAAGTCATAAGGTAATGAGTGATATCAGTCGGATATATAACAAAGCGGATTACTTAGAACAGCGAAAGCCGCTTTATCAGTTTATGAGCGACCTTGTCCAATGCGGGGGGCACGTAGAACGTGTGGAAGCGGTAAGTGAAGTTAATAACCAAAGTGGGGCTGGTGCTGGTGGTTGGCGACAGAGAGGTATTGAGGTGTGA
- a CDS encoding HK97 family phage prohead protease gives MKFTLDAIASSAVVDLDGDIIETDSYSVDEMNDRSIPIFSSHVSGTTIGFNEDWRLRYSAKAQGNVLAVSMNFDDHYVNGEESQKGFDNAKSGAWDCTSIGFQSTPADYDVMKDKSGNFQGLRFKKIRILELSICAIGSNPLAKILKSEEDIAIMKRVKEMKNNSPITIAQAARCKGITKRQAAIEWLKSIEQGA, from the coding sequence ATGAAATTCACACTAGATGCAATTGCGTCAAGCGCGGTTGTCGATTTGGACGGGGACATTATCGAAACCGATAGTTACAGTGTCGATGAGATGAACGACAGATCGATCCCAATCTTTTCATCACACGTTAGCGGTACCACGATCGGGTTCAACGAGGATTGGCGGCTAAGATATAGCGCAAAAGCGCAAGGCAATGTACTCGCAGTAAGTATGAATTTCGATGACCACTATGTGAACGGTGAGGAGTCACAAAAAGGGTTCGATAATGCAAAATCTGGTGCTTGGGATTGTACGTCAATAGGCTTTCAGAGTACGCCAGCAGATTATGATGTGATGAAAGATAAGAGCGGAAATTTTCAAGGATTGCGATTCAAGAAGATCCGAATTTTAGAGCTTAGCATCTGCGCAATCGGTTCCAACCCTCTCGCGAAAATTTTAAAAAGCGAAGAAGATATTGCCATTATGAAGCGCGTTAAAGAAATGAAAAACAATTCCCCAATTACTATCGCTCAAGCCGCGCGTTGTAAGGGCATTACTAAACGACAAGCCGCTATTGAGTGGCTCAAATCAATCGAACAAGGGGCTTAA
- a CDS encoding phage major capsid family protein codes for MSIQQIIKAAANAQGTIGYFAKSEVPINETGTGTNAVLIQDQLSSLITPNQPASALSLFADASVKTVDLNKTASIPISGDIDGCGFVGEGEMIPVVKGIITAKRLGAQHKLACIANATRESLDGSNGQLESFISQFVIGRSINRALEQNLLSTTTESTRNPVGLLATGSNVEVAATATNRESIFIDEIGKKLAFNQKVFIVVPPALLGFAMVALNKNLISSELFELLPSAECADDNILIIGNNDLVGAADGNSLEIIADKQTAIVQLDGNDPAPKLVARGSNAGGLAKYAQQTGVSITSGLQQEIVSYKAQLNISYELITPVTLIKVAPSTNP; via the coding sequence ATGAGTATTCAGCAAATTATTAAAGCAGCAGCTAACGCACAAGGCACGATTGGTTACTTTGCAAAAAGTGAAGTACCGATTAATGAAACTGGAACAGGAACCAACGCGGTATTAATTCAAGACCAGTTATCGAGCTTGATCACGCCCAATCAGCCAGCCAGTGCACTATCTCTATTTGCAGATGCAAGCGTCAAAACCGTCGATCTGAACAAGACAGCTTCAATCCCAATCAGTGGTGATATTGACGGATGCGGTTTTGTCGGTGAAGGCGAAATGATTCCTGTAGTCAAGGGAATAATCACGGCAAAACGCCTCGGGGCACAGCATAAACTTGCTTGTATCGCAAACGCCACACGCGAAAGTCTGGACGGCTCAAACGGTCAATTAGAGAGCTTTATCAGTCAGTTTGTCATTGGTCGCTCAATTAATCGCGCACTAGAGCAAAACTTGCTTTCAACGACTACTGAATCGACACGCAACCCAGTCGGATTGCTGGCAACGGGTTCTAACGTAGAAGTAGCAGCAACGGCAACAAATCGTGAGTCTATTTTCATTGATGAAATCGGCAAGAAATTAGCATTCAACCAGAAAGTATTTATCGTGGTGCCACCAGCTTTGCTAGGTTTTGCAATGGTTGCGCTGAATAAGAACTTGATCAGTTCTGAATTGTTTGAACTGCTACCAAGTGCAGAGTGCGCAGATGACAACATTCTGATAATTGGTAATAATGATTTAGTCGGTGCGGCTGATGGTAATTCACTTGAGATTATCGCAGATAAACAAACAGCGATCGTACAACTTGACGGGAACGACCCAGCACCAAAATTGGTTGCTCGTGGTTCCAATGCTGGTGGTCTTGCTAAGTATGCCCAACAAACTGGCGTATCAATCACAAGCGGTCTGCAACAAGAAATCGTAAGTTACAAAGCACAATTGAATATTTCATACGAGTTAATCACTCCGGTGACATTGATTAAAGTCGCACCGAGTACCAACCCATAA
- a CDS encoding NADP-dependent isocitrate dehydrogenase: MPTQNTDKQPTIIYTITDEAPALATHSLLPIIRAFTASSGIAVDTRDISLAGRIIANFPEYLTEDQRIGDALTELGLLANTPEANIIKLPNVSASIPQLRAAIKELQAKGYALPNYPDEPKTDEERLIQETYGKIKGSAVNPVLREGNSDRRAPLSVKNYAKKNPHSMGAWASDSTSHVASMTEQDFYGSEKSVTINGATSVRIEHVDAAGNVEVLKSEFPLLDKEIIDAAVLNKAALVDFYEKEISAAKEQGILLSLHLKATMMKVSDPVIFGYAVKVYYKDVFAKYGRLFEELGVDVNNGLGDVYSKIESLPADQKQEIEQAIQAVYATRPALAMVDSDRGITNLHVPSDVIVDASMPAMLRSSGKMWNNDGQLQDTKAMIPDRSYAGVYQAVIDFCKQHGAFDPTTMGSVPNVGLMAQKAEEYGSHDKTFAAKQAGTIRVVDSNGTALLTQEVQQGDIFRMCQVKDAPILDWVKLAVTRARASGVPAIFWLDENRAHDAELIKKVNAYLPTFDIDGLDIKILEPVAATNYSLERIKEGLDTISVTGNVLRDYLTDLFPILELGTSAKMLSIVPLMNGGGLFETGAGGSAPKHVQQVEKENHLRWDSLGEFLALAASLEHLSTVTGNAKAKVLADALDKATGQFLDENKSPSRKVGELDNRGSHFFLATFWAKALAEQSADPELAQQFTSIATELAQGETTIVAELNNAQGAPGDLGGYYFFDDVKVSQLMRASKTLNAIIDNI, encoded by the coding sequence ATGCCTACTCAAAACACAGATAAACAGCCAACTATTATTTATACCATTACTGATGAAGCTCCAGCTTTGGCAACGCATTCATTATTGCCAATTATTCGTGCTTTTACGGCTTCTTCAGGCATTGCGGTTGATACTCGTGATATCTCACTGGCGGGTCGTATTATTGCTAATTTCCCAGAGTACTTAACCGAAGACCAACGTATTGGTGATGCTCTGACGGAATTAGGTTTGCTGGCCAACACGCCAGAAGCCAACATTATTAAATTGCCAAACGTGTCGGCTTCTATTCCGCAATTGCGCGCTGCGATTAAAGAACTGCAAGCGAAAGGTTATGCGCTACCAAATTACCCTGATGAGCCCAAAACAGACGAAGAACGTTTAATTCAAGAAACGTATGGCAAAATCAAAGGCAGTGCGGTTAACCCAGTATTGCGTGAAGGTAACTCTGATCGTCGTGCGCCACTATCGGTTAAAAACTATGCCAAGAAAAACCCACATTCAATGGGAGCTTGGGCATCAGATTCAACCTCACATGTTGCCAGCATGACAGAGCAAGATTTTTACGGCAGCGAAAAGTCAGTCACAATTAATGGCGCAACATCGGTTCGTATTGAACATGTTGATGCGGCCGGCAATGTGGAAGTACTAAAATCAGAATTCCCATTATTGGATAAAGAAATCATTGATGCCGCGGTGTTAAACAAAGCAGCATTGGTCGATTTTTATGAAAAAGAAATTTCGGCGGCTAAAGAGCAGGGCATTTTGCTTTCTCTGCATTTAAAAGCCACCATGATGAAAGTATCGGATCCAGTGATCTTTGGTTATGCGGTCAAAGTGTATTACAAAGATGTTTTCGCTAAATACGGACGCTTATTTGAAGAATTAGGCGTGGATGTCAACAATGGTTTGGGCGATGTTTACAGTAAGATTGAATCTTTACCAGCCGATCAAAAACAAGAAATTGAACAAGCGATCCAAGCGGTTTACGCAACACGCCCTGCGCTTGCCATGGTCGATTCTGATCGCGGCATTACTAACCTACATGTACCAAGTGATGTGATTGTCGATGCCTCGATGCCCGCTATGCTGCGTTCATCGGGTAAAATGTGGAATAACGATGGTCAGCTACAAGATACTAAAGCGATGATCCCAGACCGTTCTTACGCTGGTGTTTATCAAGCGGTAATTGACTTTTGTAAACAGCATGGTGCATTCGATCCAACCACTATGGGCAGTGTGCCGAACGTAGGTCTAATGGCGCAAAAAGCCGAAGAATACGGTTCACATGATAAAACCTTTGCAGCCAAACAAGCCGGTACCATTCGCGTCGTCGATAGCAACGGAACGGCGCTGTTAACACAAGAAGTGCAACAAGGTGATATCTTCCGCATGTGCCAAGTGAAAGATGCACCTATTCTAGATTGGGTGAAACTGGCAGTGACACGGGCGCGTGCATCGGGCGTTCCGGCTATTTTCTGGTTAGATGAAAATCGTGCGCATGATGCAGAGTTAATCAAAAAAGTGAATGCTTATTTGCCAACCTTTGATATCGATGGTCTCGACATTAAGATCCTTGAGCCAGTAGCGGCAACCAACTACTCACTTGAGCGCATTAAAGAAGGTTTAGATACTATCTCGGTGACCGGCAACGTATTACGTGATTATCTCACTGATTTATTCCCAATTCTTGAGCTTGGAACTTCAGCTAAAATGCTGTCGATTGTTCCGCTTATGAATGGTGGTGGTTTATTTGAAACTGGTGCTGGTGGTTCTGCGCCTAAACACGTTCAGCAAGTGGAAAAAGAAAATCACTTACGTTGGGATTCATTAGGTGAGTTCTTGGCATTAGCGGCTTCATTGGAGCACTTAAGTACTGTTACCGGCAATGCGAAAGCGAAAGTCCTTGCCGATGCGTTAGATAAGGCAACGGGTCAGTTCTTAGATGAGAACAAATCACCGTCGCGTAAAGTGGGCGAGCTTGATAACCGTGGTAGCCATTTCTTCCTTGCCACATTCTGGGCCAAAGCACTGGCAGAGCAATCAGCCGATCCAGAGTTGGCACAACAATTTACTTCGATTGCAACTGAATTAGCTCAAGGTGAAACGACGATTGTGGCAGAGCTGAACAATGCTCAAGGCGCACCGGGGGATTTAGGTGGTTACTACTTTTTTGACGATGTTAAAGTTTCTCAGTTAATGCGAGCATCGAAAACATTGAATGCCATTATTGATAATATCTAA
- a CDS encoding HD-GYP domain-containing protein → MLNTIKYTESLVKELSKSDASINTVFSAAVVLGSAWHDIGKKFVPTEVLRSSNKLTEPEFSVMKQHSQLGFDFFKTVKSDYDLDTQKIISDVILYHHERYDGSGYPAGLMGSDIPLSARIVAVTDVFEALNSSCRTYKCQYSFEQSKTTIVEGRGTLFDPIVVDAFLAIASEWEKILYFTCCPGKCT, encoded by the coding sequence ATTTTAAATACTATAAAATATACCGAGAGCTTGGTTAAAGAGTTATCAAAGTCAGATGCCAGTATTAATACAGTTTTTTCAGCCGCCGTTGTCTTAGGCTCTGCTTGGCATGATATTGGTAAAAAGTTTGTGCCTACAGAAGTGCTAAGAAGCTCCAATAAACTGACTGAGCCCGAATTTTCGGTAATGAAACAACATTCACAACTTGGTTTTGACTTTTTTAAAACGGTTAAAAGTGATTACGATCTGGATACTCAAAAGATCATAAGTGATGTTATTTTATATCATCATGAGCGATACGATGGTTCAGGTTATCCTGCCGGTTTAATGGGTAGCGATATACCACTTAGTGCTCGAATTGTTGCGGTTACCGATGTATTTGAAGCATTAAACTCTTCGTGTCGAACCTATAAATGCCAATATAGTTTTGAACAATCGAAAACAACCATTGTCGAGGGAAGGGGAACTTTGTTTGATCCTATTGTAGTTGATGCTTTTTTAGCGATTGCTTCAGAATGGGAAAAAATTCTATATTTCACTTGTTGCCCAGGCAAGTGTACTTAA
- the cspD gene encoding cold shock domain-containing protein CspD: MATGTVKWFNNAKGFGFICPEGEEGDIFAHYSTIKMDGYRTLKAGQQVSYEVESGPKGSHASLVMPVEDQSK; the protein is encoded by the coding sequence ATGGCTACAGGAACAGTTAAATGGTTTAACAATGCCAAAGGATTTGGATTCATTTGCCCTGAAGGAGAGGAAGGCGATATCTTTGCTCACTACTCCACAATAAAGATGGATGGTTACCGCACACTAAAAGCTGGCCAACAAGTATCCTATGAAGTGGAAAGTGGACCTAAAGGGTCTCATGCAAGCTTAGTCATGCCGGTCGAAGACCAAAGTAAATAA
- the clpS gene encoding ATP-dependent Clp protease adapter ClpS: MSNQYQWSAPGLDLLEHEKTKVKPPAMYNVILNNDDYTPMDFVIEILNRFFSMDLESATQVMLKVHFDGKAICGTFTAEVAETKVMQVSMHAKQNDHPLLCTMEQV, translated from the coding sequence ATGAGTAATCAATACCAATGGTCAGCACCGGGTCTCGACCTTCTAGAACATGAAAAGACGAAAGTTAAACCGCCGGCGATGTATAACGTGATCTTGAATAACGACGATTACACACCGATGGATTTTGTTATCGAAATTTTGAATCGATTTTTCTCCATGGATTTGGAGAGCGCAACTCAAGTGATGTTGAAAGTACATTTTGATGGTAAAGCAATTTGCGGCACATTTACGGCTGAAGTTGCTGAAACGAAAGTCATGCAGGTTTCAATGCATGCCAAACAAAATGATCATCCTTTGTTGTGCACAATGGAACAGGTGTAA
- the clpA gene encoding ATP-dependent Clp protease ATP-binding subunit ClpA has translation MLNKELETSLNGAFVRAREKRHEFMTVEHLLLALLDNPSANEALSACQADIDILRQELDIFIDQTTPLIVEADEERETQPTLSFQRVLQRAVFHVQSSGRSEVAGANVLVAIFSEQESHAAYLLKKNDISRLDIVNFISHGIRKNDADTGADSPHSLNEDQAQDNNSEERLDSFATNLNEVAKKGQIDPLIGRDHELERTIQVLCRRRKNNPLLVGEAGVGKTAIAEGLAWRIIEGQVPDVIKDSVIYSLDIGSLLAGTKYRGDFEKRFKAILKQLEKEEDSILFIDEIHTIIGAGAASGGQVDAANLIKPLLSNGKLRCIGSTTYQEFNTIFEKERALARRFQKIDILEPSIDDTTKILIGLKSKYEEHHDVRFSNKALRAAVELSAKYINERHLPDKAIDVMDEAGARCRLAPVNKRKKTVNVADIESIVAKMARIPEKSVSSSDKEVLAKLDSRLKMLVFGQDPAIDVLCEAIKLTRAGLGHEHQPVGSFLFAGPTGVGKTEVTVQLSKLLGVELLRFDMSEYGERHSVSRLIGAPPGYVGYDQGGQLTDAVIKHPHSVVLLDEIEKAHGDVFNLLLQVMDNGTLTDNNGRKADFRNVILVMTTNAGVKETERQSIGLIQQDSSHDAMSEIKKLFTPEFRNRLDNIIWFNSLSESMIYQVVDKFIVELQAQLDVRGVSMEVSEDARHWLAHLGYDKTMGARPMGRVIQDKLKKPLANELLFGSLVGGGTVKIGLKDDKLEFIYSNQEEAVH, from the coding sequence ATGCTAAATAAAGAATTAGAAACAAGCTTGAACGGGGCATTCGTACGTGCCAGAGAAAAGCGCCATGAGTTTATGACCGTAGAGCATCTTCTATTGGCATTGCTCGATAACCCATCAGCCAATGAAGCTTTATCTGCTTGCCAAGCCGATATTGATATCTTGCGCCAAGAGCTTGATATTTTTATTGATCAAACTACACCGCTGATTGTAGAAGCGGATGAAGAGCGTGAAACTCAACCTACGCTTAGTTTTCAACGCGTGTTACAACGAGCTGTTTTTCATGTGCAATCTTCGGGTCGTAGCGAAGTAGCAGGCGCAAACGTATTGGTCGCGATCTTCAGCGAGCAAGAATCTCACGCCGCTTACTTATTAAAGAAAAATGATATTAGTCGTTTAGATATTGTTAATTTCATCTCTCATGGCATCCGTAAAAATGATGCTGACACGGGTGCGGATTCGCCTCACTCTCTTAATGAAGATCAAGCTCAAGATAATAACTCAGAAGAAAGGTTGGATAGCTTTGCCACTAACCTCAATGAAGTAGCGAAAAAAGGCCAAATAGATCCATTGATCGGTCGTGATCATGAACTTGAAAGAACCATTCAAGTATTGTGTCGCCGTCGTAAAAACAACCCATTACTGGTCGGTGAAGCTGGTGTGGGGAAAACGGCGATTGCGGAAGGGCTCGCTTGGCGTATTATTGAAGGACAAGTGCCAGATGTGATCAAAGATAGTGTGATTTATTCATTGGATATTGGCTCGCTTCTGGCGGGAACAAAATATCGAGGTGATTTTGAAAAACGCTTTAAAGCCATTTTAAAGCAGCTTGAGAAAGAAGAAGACAGTATTCTATTTATTGATGAAATTCATACCATTATCGGTGCTGGCGCTGCATCTGGTGGACAAGTTGATGCCGCGAACTTAATTAAACCATTATTAAGTAATGGTAAGTTGCGCTGTATCGGTTCGACCACGTATCAAGAATTTAATACTATTTTTGAAAAAGAAAGAGCACTAGCACGTCGCTTCCAAAAGATTGATATTTTAGAGCCATCGATTGACGATACCACCAAGATTTTGATTGGTTTGAAATCGAAATATGAAGAACATCATGACGTGCGCTTTAGTAATAAAGCATTGCGTGCTGCGGTTGAACTGTCGGCTAAGTACATTAACGAGCGCCATTTACCAGATAAAGCCATCGATGTAATGGATGAAGCGGGCGCACGTTGTCGTTTAGCGCCAGTTAATAAGCGTAAGAAAACCGTCAATGTCGCGGATATTGAATCTATTGTGGCTAAAATGGCGCGTATTCCAGAAAAATCAGTGTCATCTTCAGATAAAGAGGTATTAGCCAAACTTGATAGCCGCCTCAAAATGTTGGTATTTGGACAAGATCCTGCCATTGATGTGCTGTGTGAGGCGATTAAGCTCACGAGGGCAGGTTTAGGGCATGAACATCAACCGGTTGGGTCATTCTTGTTTGCGGGGCCTACCGGTGTCGGTAAAACGGAAGTGACCGTGCAGTTGTCTAAGTTACTTGGAGTGGAATTATTGCGCTTTGATATGTCTGAATACGGCGAACGTCATTCAGTCAGTCGTTTAATTGGCGCGCCTCCAGGTTATGTTGGTTATGATCAAGGTGGCCAACTGACTGATGCGGTGATCAAACATCCTCATTCAGTCGTACTGCTAGATGAGATTGAAAAAGCTCACGGTGATGTATTTAACTTGTTATTACAAGTGATGGATAACGGCACCTTAACCGATAACAATGGCCGAAAAGCCGATTTCCGCAATGTTATTTTAGTGATGACAACCAATGCAGGCGTTAAAGAAACTGAGCGTCAATCGATTGGTCTTATTCAACAAGACAGCAGCCATGATGCGATGTCGGAAATCAAAAAACTATTTACGCCAGAGTTTAGAAACCGTTTAGACAACATCATTTGGTTTAATAGCTTGAGTGAAAGCATGATCTATCAAGTGGTTGATAAGTTTATTGTTGAACTGCAAGCGCAATTAGATGTGCGTGGCGTGTCGATGGAGGTATCAGAAGATGCTCGTCATTGGTTAGCGCATTTAGGCTATGACAAAACGATGGGGGCTCGTCCTATGGGGCGCGTGATCCAAGATAAACTGAAAAAGCCATTGGCCAATGAACTGTTGTTTGGTTCGCTAGTGGGGGGCGGTACGGTAAAAATTGGCTTGAAAGACGATAAATTAGAATTTATCTATTCAAATCAAGAAGAAGCGGTACATTAA
- the infA gene encoding translation initiation factor IF-1, whose translation MAKEDVIEMQGTVLDTLPNTMFRVELENGHVVTAHISGKMRKNYIRILTGDKVTVEMTPYDLSKGRIVFRAR comes from the coding sequence ATGGCAAAAGAAGACGTAATTGAGATGCAAGGCACTGTCCTTGACACATTACCAAACACTATGTTCCGTGTTGAATTAGAAAATGGTCACGTTGTGACTGCTCACATTTCTGGTAAAATGCGCAAAAACTACATTCGTATTCTTACGGGTGACAAAGTAACTGTAGAGATGACTCCTTACGATCTCTCTAAAGGCCGCATCGTCTTCCGTGCTCGTTAA
- a CDS encoding arginyltransferase, translated as MSNTNIRIGLTENHPCSYLPEQEERIAVVLDDDCHSTEHYALFLANGFRRSGNMIYKPHCDECNACQSIRLSVNHIQLSKSQKRIRNKAAGLRWVFQSELDPQWFDLYEQYINQRHSTGSMYPANKETFDQFSHTDWMEPQFLHVYEDDKLIAVAVTDNLDDCLSAFYTFFQPDHPLSLGTLCILLQLEQCKKLAKQWLYLGYQVDDCPAMNYKVRFHHHQKLVNQRWQG; from the coding sequence ATGTCAAATACGAATATAAGAATTGGTTTAACTGAGAACCACCCTTGCAGCTACTTGCCAGAGCAAGAGGAACGTATTGCGGTGGTACTTGATGATGATTGCCACAGCACGGAGCATTACGCGTTGTTTCTCGCCAATGGATTTCGTCGTAGTGGCAATATGATTTACAAACCGCATTGCGATGAATGTAACGCCTGTCAGTCGATTCGCTTATCGGTCAATCATATTCAACTGTCTAAAAGTCAAAAACGAATACGAAATAAAGCGGCGGGGTTACGTTGGGTATTTCAATCTGAGCTGGATCCACAGTGGTTCGATCTTTATGAACAATACATCAATCAGCGACACAGCACTGGCAGTATGTACCCAGCCAACAAAGAAACATTTGACCAATTTTCGCACACTGATTGGATGGAGCCGCAATTTTTACATGTCTATGAAGACGACAAATTGATTGCGGTAGCAGTAACCGATAACCTTGATGACTGCTTGAGTGCTTTTTACACCTTCTTTCAACCCGATCACCCGCTATCACTAGGAACCTTGTGTATTTTATTGCAATTAGAGCAATGCAAAAAATTGGCCAAACAATGGCTATATTTAGGTTACCAAGTGGATGATTGTCCAGCGATGAATTACAAAGTTCGCTTTCATCACCATCAAAAGCTAGTAAATCAACGTTGGCAAGGGTAG
- the aat gene encoding leucyl/phenylalanyl-tRNA--protein transferase, with protein MTIHLPYLENPNTPFPAVETALSDPDGLLAFGGDLSPIRLLSAYQNGIFPWYSHDDPILWWSPSKRAILKPSEFTPSKSLKKCLRQSNYQVSLNKATKEVIELCASTRSAEETWITTEMQQAYIDLIKLGHCHSIEVWDGEQLVGGLYGLLIGKVFCGESMFSLQTNTSKIAFWHLCYYFDSIGGKLIDCQLENAHLISLGVNIFERSVFIQTLQQLTTKTIERDLLSPRTLHAPTAAKE; from the coding sequence ATGACTATTCACTTGCCGTACCTTGAAAACCCCAACACGCCCTTTCCCGCGGTTGAAACGGCATTATCCGATCCCGATGGCCTACTCGCGTTTGGTGGCGATCTATCGCCTATCCGCTTACTTTCTGCTTATCAGAACGGCATATTTCCTTGGTACTCTCATGATGACCCTATTTTATGGTGGAGCCCATCTAAACGCGCGATCTTAAAACCCAGTGAATTTACGCCATCAAAAAGCTTAAAAAAGTGCTTGCGACAATCTAATTATCAAGTGAGCTTAAACAAAGCGACCAAAGAGGTGATTGAGTTATGTGCTTCCACTCGCAGTGCCGAGGAAACCTGGATCACTACCGAGATGCAACAAGCTTATATTGACTTGATCAAGCTGGGTCATTGCCATTCAATTGAAGTATGGGATGGCGAGCAATTAGTCGGTGGATTATATGGACTGCTGATTGGAAAGGTCTTTTGTGGTGAGTCGATGTTCTCTTTACAAACAAACACCTCAAAAATTGCCTTTTGGCATCTATGTTATTATTTTGATTCTATCGGCGGAAAGTTGATTGATTGCCAACTCGAAAACGCGCATTTAATCAGTTTAGGGGTGAATATTTTCGAGCGATCAGTATTTATTCAAACCTTACAACAACTGACCACTAAAACCATCGAGCGCGATTTGCTTTCACCTCGTACGTTACATGCACCTACTGCTGCAAAAGAATAA